The Microbacterium maritypicum genome contains a region encoding:
- a CDS encoding SDR family NAD(P)-dependent oxidoreductase, whose protein sequence is MNDYLSSLFSLDGRTAIVTGGSSGIGRGIATALARAGAATVVVARGEDRIRETVDELRAHGCRAAGVVGDLGTRDGIHAVAEAAEVPFGEPDILVNSAGINIRPPFPEITEDDWDATMTVNALAPFLLGQRYAKGMAARGYGRLLHISSQQAHRAFVGSGVYGASKGAVESLMRSEAEAWGGTGVTSNTLVPGFVLTPLNARLQQDPQKVAELAARTMIGRNGLPSDFAGAAVFLAGAGSAYVTGHSLFVDGGLSVH, encoded by the coding sequence GTGAACGACTACCTCTCCTCCCTCTTCTCGCTCGACGGACGCACAGCGATCGTCACCGGTGGCAGCTCCGGCATTGGCCGCGGCATCGCCACGGCGCTCGCACGCGCCGGAGCGGCGACGGTCGTCGTCGCCCGCGGAGAGGACCGCATCCGGGAGACCGTCGACGAGCTGCGTGCTCACGGCTGCCGCGCAGCCGGGGTCGTCGGCGACCTCGGCACCCGTGACGGGATCCACGCCGTCGCAGAGGCCGCGGAGGTGCCGTTCGGCGAGCCGGACATCCTCGTGAACTCGGCCGGCATCAACATCCGTCCGCCGTTCCCGGAGATCACCGAGGACGACTGGGACGCGACGATGACGGTCAACGCGCTCGCGCCCTTCCTGCTCGGCCAGCGCTACGCGAAGGGCATGGCCGCGCGCGGATACGGCCGGCTCCTCCACATCAGCTCCCAGCAGGCCCACCGCGCCTTCGTGGGAAGCGGGGTCTACGGCGCATCGAAGGGTGCCGTCGAATCGCTCATGCGCTCGGAGGCCGAGGCCTGGGGTGGGACCGGCGTCACGAGCAACACGCTCGTCCCCGGCTTCGTGCTGACTCCGTTGAACGCCCGCCTGCAGCAGGATCCGCAGAAGGTCGCCGAGCTCGCGGCACGCACCATGATCGGACGCAACGGACTGCCGAGCGACTTCGCCGGGGCCGCGGTGTTCCTCGCCGGGGCGGGATCGGCCTACGTCACCGGCCACTCGCTGTTCGTCGACGGCGGACTGTCGGTGCACTGA
- a CDS encoding glycosyltransferase family 2 protein, translating to MTASAPIVTLIVPGRDIAAFAPAALDSLRAQTESRWRAILIDDGSTDETGAIFDAAAADDRRFTSIRHEASRGLGAARNVGLDQVSTPYLGFLDADDELLPDALARLTGTLGQTGSDFVAGAYVRSRPHGGGYVAGRVQPWVSAATSPERLATTLESHPRVVSNIVAWSKVSRTDFWHDLRFPEGVAYEDQVVAQLMYTRARAFDVIPDVVVRWRLRADGTSITQSKAQLSVLRDYLAALRGGIRVLHEAGAHASVTARLELILAMDLVPLLEIADAHPDPAYAVDVEAFVAELRALPEFADAVPDPAIAAALAW from the coding sequence GTGACTGCCTCCGCCCCGATCGTGACGCTGATCGTCCCCGGACGCGACATCGCCGCCTTCGCCCCCGCCGCCCTGGACTCTCTGCGCGCGCAGACCGAGTCGCGGTGGCGAGCGATCCTCATCGACGACGGCTCGACCGACGAGACGGGGGCGATCTTCGACGCCGCCGCGGCCGATGACCGTCGGTTCACGTCGATCCGACACGAGGCCTCCCGCGGTCTCGGTGCGGCGCGCAATGTCGGTCTCGATCAGGTCTCCACCCCCTACCTCGGTTTCCTCGACGCGGACGACGAACTGCTGCCGGACGCCCTGGCCCGCCTGACGGGAACGCTCGGGCAGACGGGAAGCGACTTCGTCGCCGGTGCCTACGTGCGCTCGCGTCCGCACGGCGGCGGCTACGTCGCCGGTCGCGTGCAGCCCTGGGTCTCGGCGGCGACCTCGCCCGAACGGCTCGCGACCACTCTCGAGTCCCACCCGCGGGTGGTGTCGAACATCGTCGCGTGGTCAAAGGTGAGTCGCACCGACTTCTGGCACGATCTGCGCTTCCCCGAAGGCGTGGCCTACGAGGACCAGGTGGTCGCCCAGCTGATGTACACGCGGGCACGCGCCTTCGACGTGATCCCCGATGTCGTCGTGCGCTGGCGGCTCCGAGCCGACGGCACCTCGATCACCCAGAGCAAGGCGCAGCTGTCCGTTCTGCGGGACTATCTCGCGGCGCTGCGCGGCGGCATCCGGGTGCTGCATGAGGCCGGGGCGCACGCTTCCGTGACTGCACGGCTGGAGCTGATCCTGGCGATGGACCTCGTGCCGCTTCTCGAGATCGCCGACGCGCACCCTGATCCGGCCTACGCGGTCGACGTCGAGGCCTTCGTCGCCGAACTCCGCGCCCTTCCCGAGTTCGCCGATGCCGTGCCAGACCCTGCCATCGCCGCCGCGCTCGCGTGGTGA
- a CDS encoding cysteine desulfurase family protein: MLYLDHAATSPVRPEVLEAMGPYLSGVSGNPSSHHTAGEAAAGALHDARARVARILGMRTGDVVFTAGGTEANNLAVKGIVLAALEAGRRHLVISPIEHESILESAEYLRRFHAVEVTLLPVDARGRIAPDDLTAAIRDDTALVSIGHANNEIGTIQDATALASVTRAARVPLHLDAVQSAGWLGLRDLGADAVSIAGHKLGTPKGIGALAVRGRVPVEPLLHGGGQERGRRSGTENVAGAVALATALEIAEHEREVVAARVGAATRHFIALVLDSIPEAVLTGDALHRLPGTASFTFAGTSGESVLLELERRGVISSSGSACAAGSDEPSHVLLACAVAPEVAQTAVRFTFGRVPLPEDAPVRLAALVTESVRAARG, from the coding sequence GGTGCTCGAGGCGATGGGTCCGTATCTCTCCGGGGTGTCCGGCAACCCGTCGAGCCATCACACTGCCGGCGAAGCCGCCGCGGGTGCTCTGCACGATGCCCGCGCACGGGTGGCCCGGATCCTCGGGATGCGCACGGGCGATGTCGTGTTCACCGCAGGGGGCACCGAGGCGAACAACCTCGCGGTGAAGGGCATCGTGCTGGCGGCTCTCGAGGCAGGGCGACGTCACCTGGTGATCTCACCGATCGAGCACGAGTCGATCCTCGAATCCGCCGAATACCTCCGACGCTTCCATGCCGTCGAGGTGACGCTGCTGCCCGTCGACGCGCGCGGACGGATCGCACCGGACGACCTGACGGCGGCGATCCGCGACGACACAGCGCTGGTGTCGATCGGCCACGCGAACAACGAGATCGGCACGATCCAGGACGCGACGGCACTGGCTTCCGTCACCCGGGCCGCCCGTGTGCCCCTGCATCTGGATGCCGTGCAGTCGGCCGGCTGGCTGGGGCTGCGGGATCTCGGCGCTGATGCGGTGTCGATCGCCGGCCACAAGCTCGGCACCCCCAAGGGCATCGGCGCCCTGGCCGTGCGCGGGCGGGTGCCCGTCGAGCCGCTGCTGCACGGCGGCGGGCAGGAGCGCGGACGACGCTCCGGTACCGAGAACGTCGCGGGGGCCGTGGCACTCGCGACGGCTCTGGAGATCGCCGAGCACGAACGCGAGGTGGTCGCCGCGCGCGTCGGCGCGGCGACGAGGCACTTCATCGCCCTGGTCCTCGACAGCATCCCCGAAGCCGTGCTCACCGGTGACGCCCTGCATCGTCTGCCGGGGACGGCGAGCTTCACCTTCGCCGGCACCAGCGGGGAATCGGTGCTGCTCGAGCTGGAGCGCCGCGGTGTCATCTCGTCGAGCGGATCGGCGTGTGCGGCGGGTAGCGATGAGCCCTCCCATGTGCTCCTCGCCTGCGCCGTGGCGCCCGAGGTGGCGCAGACCGCCGTGCGCTTCACCTTCGGACGCGTTCCGCTGCCCGAAGACGCTCCCGTACGACTGGCCGCGCTCGTCACAGAGTCGGTGCGCGCGGCTCGGGGCTGA